The genomic interval CAGGCGAAGGGCTGCGCCTGGATCAGGCGCACGATGTCGCCGTCGTCGCGGGGCGCATAGCGGGTGTCGCGGGCGTGACCCATCAGCGTGTGTCCTCGTAGGTGGCCACCGATGTCGGTGGCCAACGATCTTGCCAGGGTGCGGCCGCTTCCAGTTCGTAGGCCAGCGCCAGCAGCAGCGCCTCCTGGCCGCGATCGGCGGCGAACTGCACCCCGATCGGCAGGCCGTCAGCGCCATGCGCCAGCGGCAGCGAGATCGCGGGTGTGCCGGCAAGATTCTGCAGCGGTGTGTAGGCGATCCATTCGAACATCGCCGGCAACAGCGCGGCGAAGTCGCGGTCGGGGGCCAGCGTGCCCAGCGTCGGCGGCAGCGTGCGCAGGGTCGGGCATAGCAGCACGTCGTAGTGGGCGTGGAAGCGCGAGAACACATCGGGCAGCGCGGCCACGGTGGTCCAGGCGCGTTCGAGCTCCGCGACCCCGCAGTGCGCCTCGTGCCAGTGCGCCAGGCCCAAGGTCCACGGCTCGAGTGCGCGCTGCGCGAATGCGGCGCCGCCCTGGGCGGTCGCCAGTTCGACCGCGTCCACGCCCAGCCGCGACCACAGGGTGTGCAGCGCCGCCCACACCGCGTCGCTGTCGAGCGGCCAGGTCACGGCGTCGACGTCATGGCCCAGCGATGCGCACAGGTGGGCCGCCGACTGCGTCGCCGCCGCGACCTTGGGGTCGGGCGCCAGGCCAGGCAGCGATTCGAGCACCAGGCCGATCCGCAGCCGCCGCCGATCCGGCCCGGTGACCTGGAGCGGCCGGTCGGGATGTGCGGTGGCGAAGGCCCAGGCGGTATCGCGGACGCTGCGCGACATCAGACTGTCGGCCACGATCAGGTCCTCGATCGCATGCCGGCCGCGCACCGGCACGCAGGCGCCGCGTCCGGGCTTGAGCCCGACGACGCCGCAGGCCGAGGCCGGAATGCGGATCGAGCCGGCGCCGTCGCTGCCGTGCGCCAGCGGCACGATGCCGGCTGCGAGTGCGGCACCGGCCCCGCCGCTGGAGCCGCCGGGCGAATGCGCACGCGACCACGGGTTGCGCGTGACCGGCCCGAGCAGCGGCTCGGTCGAGCCCATCAGGCCGAACTCGGGCATCGCGCTCTTGCCGATCGCCACCAGGCCCGCGGCGTCGAAGCGCTGCACGAACGGCGGTGCGTCGGTCGCCGGTTCGCTGCTGCGGCTGCGTGAGCCACCGCGGGTGGGCATGCCCGGCACGCGCAGCGAATCCTTCGCCAGCCACGGCACGCCGGCCAGCGGTGCGGCCGGGTCCGGGCCCGCGGCATCGAGTGCGCGGGCGCGCTGCCGGGCCGCATCGAAGGCCTGGTGGCTCAACGCGCCGAGTGCGGGATCGAGCAGTTGCGCGCGGACGATCGCCGCCTCGGTGAGGTCGAGTGCGGACAACGCGCCGTCGTTGCGCAGCGCCGCCTGCGCGTGCGCGTCCAGCCGGCCCAGCGCCAGCGCGTCGGCGCGTCCGGCCGGGGAATCGAATGACGTCATGGGGTCGTGCATCTCCTGTCGCGCCGTGCGCGCATGGGTCGAACGGGACCGGCGGCGGCCCCGCGCAGCATCAATAGCGCCAGTGCACCGTCACGCCGAAGGTGCGCGGCCGCACCAGGCCCTGGCCGATGCCGTTGACCTCGGACACGCTGCGGGTGATGCCGCGCACATCGCCGAGGTTGCTGCCGAACAGCGTCAGGTCGGTGGTCCCGAAGGTCATGCGGTAGCGCAGGTCGACCGTGGTGTAGTTGCCCTGGGTGTGGCGGACCGCGCCGGGCACCGCCGATGCCAGGTCACTGATGCCGCTGCCGATGTACTGATGGGCGAGCGTGAGCGTCGGCGCAAAGCGCGTGTCGAACTGGTAATTGAGCACGTTGCTGACGGTCCAGTCGGCCGAACCGGGCAACTGCGCGCCGGCCGGCGCGGTGCCGGCCCAGAGGATCTCCAGGTCCTCGTCCAGCCGGGCTTGTTGCCAGGTGGCGGCCAACTGCCAGTCGAAGCCGGCGACCGGCCGCCAGGTCGTCGCCAGTTCGACACCGCGGCTGTAGGCCTGGCCGCCGTTGCTGGCGTAGTTGTAGAAGTCCGGCGTCTGCAGGCGCAACTGGATGTCCTTCCAGTCGACATAGAACAGCGTCGCGTCGACGAGCCAGCGGCCGTCGGCGAAGCTGCTGCGCGCGCCCAGTTCGTAATTGACCAGGCTGTCGCTGCGCGAGCCCGGCGGAATCGGATAGGCGCTCAGGCCACCGGTGTTGGGCTCGCCGAAGCGGAAGCCCTCCGACACCAGCGCGTAGACCATCAGATCCTGCGACGGCGTCCAGGTCAGCGACGCCTTCGGATTGAAGCCGTCCTCGTCGGTGCGCGCGCGGGTGACGAGCGGATCGCCCGGCCAGGTCGAGAAACCGACCTGGGTGCTGCGCGATTCGACCCGGGTGCGGAAGAAACGGCCGCCGAGCGTGGCTTTCCACTGGTCGTTGAAGTGGAACGTCCCCTCGCCGAAGATTGCCAGTTCGGTGCCGTCGAGATGGCTGTAGAACGCGTTGAAGATTGCATCGTCGGGCGCGATCACCGCGCCGCTGCCCGGCCCGAACAGCGGCGAACGATCGAACGCGCCGGCTGCGCCCTGCGCGCCGAGCGCCTCGTATGTGGCCTTGTCGGTCTCGAACACCATGCCGCCCACCAGCCATTCGAGCCGCTGGGCGCCGGACGAGGCCAGTCGCAGTTCCAGGCTGCGGCCGGTGCTCTCGCCACCGGAGGCGATGTACAGCGGGGTGTCGAGGTCGAGCCCGAGGTCGGCGTTGTAGGCGCCGCGGATCGGGGTGTAGTCGAACTGCCAGTCCTGGCGCTTGTCCTGCTGGGCGAGCAGCGCGGTCAGAGTGGCGAAGCCTAGGTCCTGGTCTAGCCGCAGGCTGTGCACCGCGACCTTGGTGTCGGTGAACTCGGGGATCGCGGTGGTGCGCTCGAACTCGCCGAGCCCGGCGATGCGATAGCTGTTGTCGTCGGCATCGGTGTTCTGCCACAGGCTCAACCAGCTCAGCGTGGTGGCCTGCGACGGCGTCAGCGTGATCGACAGGCGACCGCCGGCGGTGCGACTGTCATTGCTGCCGTCGCGGCCCAGGCCGACGTTGTCGAGGTAGCCCGGATCCTCGCGCAGCTGCGCAACCGCCCGCACCGCGAGCACGTCCTCGGCAATCGGCAGGTTGACCATCGCCTTGGCGCCGAAGCCGACGTCGGCATTGCGAGTCTGGCTGGCGGTGAGCTCGGCGGCGGCGTCAAAGCCCGAGGCGTCTGCGAGGTTGGCGACATAGTTGATCGCTCCGCCCATCGATGCCGAGCCGAACAGCGTGCCCTGTGGTCCGCGCAGCACCTCGACGCGATTGATGTCGAAGGCGTCGATGTCGGGGACGACGATCGTCCAGCCCGGCTCGGTCAGCGGTACTTCGTTGAGGAAGTAGCCGGTGGTGGTCTGCCCCTGCACGTTGCCCGAGCTGGTCGCGATGCCGCGCATGACCACGTGCGAGACGCCGGGCTGGTAGTTGTTGAACACCACGCCGGGCGTGCGCTGGATGTAGTCGGCCAGCGACTGTGCGCCGAGGTCTTCGAGCTGCTGGCCGGTGACCGCCGAGACCGATCCGGCGATCTCGCGTACCGATTCCTGGCGCTTGCCAGCGGTGACGACGATGGTGTCGAGCTCGGTGGTCGAGGGCGGGGCGTCGGCGGCGGCCGGGTCCTGCGCCAGCGCCAGGCCCGAGGCCATCAGGGGAACACACAGGCAGGCCAGATGAAGCGCGCGGGCCAGACGTGAAACGGTGAGCGGCTGCATGGAAATCCCCGGTTGGCGGTGGCTGGACACGGATCCGTGTCATGGCGGCGCCGGGCGTCCCCTTCCCGGCGCGGTTGCGACGCGTTTCGAGTATTGGAAGACGCGCGCGACCGCGTCCAGCAGATTCCACGGCGGGCGGATATCACGTAAGCAATTGAATCTAAAATAGAAGAGATAGAAATGCCCGCATATGCGGCGGAATCGGCCGCACAATTTCGCAGGATCTGCGTTCCATGCCCCGAAATTCGGTACGTTGTACCGTCCCTGCCACCGCCAGGCTTGCCCGCCGACCGCCATGACGATCCGCTCGCCCGACCGCACCGATCTGAGAATCCTCGACGTGCTGCAGCAGGACGCGCGTATCACCAACCAAGCGCTGGCCGAGCGCGTCGCGTTGTCGCCCAGCGCGTGTCTGGCGCGCGTGCGAGCGCTGGAGCAGCGCGGCCTGATCCACAGCTACCGCGCGCAGGTCGCGGTCGATCGCATCCGCTCGGCGACGATCGTCATGGCGCAGGTCAGCTTCCGCCAACACGCGCTCGAGGGCTTCACCGAGTTCGACCGGCGGATCCTGGCGATGCCCGAGATCGTCGAGGCCAGCCGCGTGTCCGGCCCTTACGACTACATGCTGCGGGTCATCGTCCGCGACGTGCACCACTGGAAGGACGTCGCCCGCGCGCTGCTCAGCGGCGACGACGGCGTGGAGAAGATCGTCTCGCACTTCCTGATGGACGAGGTCAAGGCCTTCGCCGGCTATCCCTTGACCGACGACGCGCCCGCGTTGCGCTGATCCGGTGCGCGCCGCGCGCGCTAGTGCAGCCGCAGCGGCAGCTCGCGCGTCGCGGTGTTGCCGCTGGCGTCGCGCACCACCGCGCGCAGCACGTAGTCGCCGCCCGTCAATGTTGCCGGGTCCCACAGCGCCGGTTCGAGGCGACCGTCGCGCACGACGTTGTTGACCGCATAGCGGAAGCGCGTGCGCGAGGCGCCGTGCACGGTGATGCCGCTATCGGCCGCGTAGGCCACGCGCACCGCCTCGCGGTGCGGCGGCATGCGATCGAAGTCGATCGTCATCATCGGGGTCTCGAAGCCGGGCAGCGGCGTGCCGTCGGCCGTCAGCAATTGCCAGCCCAGCGCGTGCAGGCCCAGGCGCCGGCGCGGCAGGTTGCCGTCGACCTGGTCCCAGGCCTCGACGACGATCTGTACGCCGCCGCCTTCGCGCGGCACGCGCAGCCGGCCGTCTTCGCGCTCGACGATCGGCCGGTCGCTCGCGTCGAGCAAGGCGAGGTCGTCGATGCGCGGCGCGACGGTGTCGACGAAGTGGCGGAAGCCAAGCCCGATCGCGTTGCGCTGATAGCCGGGTGGACCGACCATGAGATGCACGTGCGCCTGCGCGTTGATGGTGC from Luteimonas sp. S4-F44 carries:
- a CDS encoding Lrp/AsnC family transcriptional regulator, with protein sequence MTIRSPDRTDLRILDVLQQDARITNQALAERVALSPSACLARVRALEQRGLIHSYRAQVAVDRIRSATIVMAQVSFRQHALEGFTEFDRRILAMPEIVEASRVSGPYDYMLRVIVRDVHHWKDVARALLSGDDGVEKIVSHFLMDEVKAFAGYPLTDDAPALR
- a CDS encoding TonB-dependent receptor, translating into MQPLTVSRLARALHLACLCVPLMASGLALAQDPAAADAPPSTTELDTIVVTAGKRQESVREIAGSVSAVTGQQLEDLGAQSLADYIQRTPGVVFNNYQPGVSHVVMRGIATSSGNVQGQTTTGYFLNEVPLTEPGWTIVVPDIDAFDINRVEVLRGPQGTLFGSASMGGAINYVANLADASGFDAAAELTASQTRNADVGFGAKAMVNLPIAEDVLAVRAVAQLREDPGYLDNVGLGRDGSNDSRTAGGRLSITLTPSQATTLSWLSLWQNTDADDNSYRIAGLGEFERTTAIPEFTDTKVAVHSLRLDQDLGFATLTALLAQQDKRQDWQFDYTPIRGAYNADLGLDLDTPLYIASGGESTGRSLELRLASSGAQRLEWLVGGMVFETDKATYEALGAQGAAGAFDRSPLFGPGSGAVIAPDDAIFNAFYSHLDGTELAIFGEGTFHFNDQWKATLGGRFFRTRVESRSTQVGFSTWPGDPLVTRARTDEDGFNPKASLTWTPSQDLMVYALVSEGFRFGEPNTGGLSAYPIPPGSRSDSLVNYELGARSSFADGRWLVDATLFYVDWKDIQLRLQTPDFYNYASNGGQAYSRGVELATTWRPVAGFDWQLAATWQQARLDEDLEILWAGTAPAGAQLPGSADWTVSNVLNYQFDTRFAPTLTLAHQYIGSGISDLASAVPGAVRHTQGNYTTVDLRYRMTFGTTDLTLFGSNLGDVRGITRSVSEVNGIGQGLVRPRTFGVTVHWRY
- a CDS encoding amidase family protein, which produces MTSFDSPAGRADALALGRLDAHAQAALRNDGALSALDLTEAAIVRAQLLDPALGALSHQAFDAARQRARALDAAGPDPAAPLAGVPWLAKDSLRVPGMPTRGGSRSRSSEPATDAPPFVQRFDAAGLVAIGKSAMPEFGLMGSTEPLLGPVTRNPWSRAHSPGGSSGGAGAALAAGIVPLAHGSDGAGSIRIPASACGVVGLKPGRGACVPVRGRHAIEDLIVADSLMSRSVRDTAWAFATAHPDRPLQVTGPDRRRLRIGLVLESLPGLAPDPKVAAATQSAAHLCASLGHDVDAVTWPLDSDAVWAALHTLWSRLGVDAVELATAQGGAAFAQRALEPWTLGLAHWHEAHCGVAELERAWTTVAALPDVFSRFHAHYDVLLCPTLRTLPPTLGTLAPDRDFAALLPAMFEWIAYTPLQNLAGTPAISLPLAHGADGLPIGVQFAADRGQEALLLALAYELEAAAPWQDRWPPTSVATYEDTR